A stretch of Komagataella phaffii GS115 chromosome 2, complete sequence DNA encodes these proteins:
- a CDS encoding Guanyl-nucleotide exchange factor for the small G-protein Sec4p, translating into MPNTDNSKNLARTSPEMDLLSEKLVSAMTRNFNLETELLDLRKNLEFNKSKVDGLESVKVERDQLKERVKGLEDNAKSTNIELQAAFKLKQDAEEECVKLRHEIEELSASLFDEANTMVSDARKETHSTQIQNRRLVLTIKEKDDMIESLSEELTTLKHIIENMENERIGRAKTATPTLTQDNSFASPLQSAQEDYNGTSYPISSQSEIGQKDSEKNINSGDLPSSNSADIFGSPDLENYNGKYIFSPIYNSLRLDQEGFQDFKRFVTFLQGRAVKSFDYAAIKELALFKKLMLEDIEPALRLDLAPGVSYFNRKPFLSAIVEGRVVIEPISGINEAWKLGHQRNTDTETKLFSYPSDSPPVATMEECAICGESRNDILEHARLYTLKIQRRSKSKPASASSIILPQSIAPAHLYQYSLCTFCVSRIRTICELFALLRIINDSDKTKIWIFSREDVYVKAWCEINKLRAKIFWARIGTWDHVDNNRGNSSLPLLESYGPVTKTNDSSSALKVSLEIQNVFKEALSVDSNTDSENHGVDLNRKQALIGTEDLQKVDGNLKSSVIPPTTTMKEYPKQVLDRVQQEENLFKNDTISQLNLGQEHQLPDGKNDEEVEASTACSPKAEMSSDNGSAESDESYKDAS; encoded by the coding sequence ATGCCTAATACAGATAATTCGAAAAACTTGGCGAGGACGTCTCCGGAGATGGATCTTCTTTCAGAAAAGCTAGTTAGCGCTATGACTAGaaatttcaatttggagACTGAGTTGCTAGATTTACGCAAGAATCTCGAATTCAATAAGTCTAAAGTTGATGGATTGGAATCTGTCAAGGTTGAAAGAGACCAATTGAAAGAGCGCGTTAAAGGTTTGGAAGATAATGCGAAGTCGACTAACATCGAATTGCAAGCAGCTTTTAAATTGAAGCAGGACGCTGAGGAAGAATGCGTCAAGTTACGACATGAAATTGAGGAGCTTAGTGCATCACTATTTGATGAGGCCAATACCATGGTCAGTGACGCCCGAAAAGAGACCCACTCTACCCAAATTCAGAATAGACGATTAGTTCTTACCAtaaaagagaaagatgatatGATAGAATCTTTAAGTGAAGAATTGACAACTTTAAAGCACATAATAGAAAACATGGAAAACGAAAGAATAGGCAGAGCAAAGACAGCTACGCCAACTTTGACGCAGGACAACAGTTTTGCCTCACCATTACAGTCTGCTCAGGAAGACTATAACGGTACCTCTTATCCTATAAGTTCGCAATCAGAGATAGGGCAAAAGGATTCagagaaaaatatcaaTTCTGGTGACCTCCCAAGCTCCAATTCAGCAGACATTTTTGGATCTccagatttggaaaattaCAACGGCAAATACATTTTTTCGCCAATTTATAATTCTTTGAGGCTGGACCAAGAGGGGTTTCAGGATTTCAAGCGATTTGTCACATTTCTACAGGGTAGAGCTGTGAAGTCCTTCGATTACGCCGCAATTAAAGAACTTGCATTGTTTAAAAAACTGATGCTGGAAGACATTGAACCGGCACTAAGACTGGATCTTGCACCTGGCGTCAGTTACTTTAACCGTAAGCCATTCCTCAGCGCTATAGTGGAAGGAAGAGTTGTGATTGAACCTATTAGTGGAATAAATGAAGCCTGGAAACTTGGccaccaaagaaacacaGATACAGAGACAAAGCTTTTTTCATATCCCAGCGATTCTCCTCCTGTAGCCACAATGGAGGAATGCGCTATATGCGGAGAGTCACGAAATGATATACTTGAGCATGCTAGGCTATATACCCTCAAGATACAGAGGAGATCTAAAAGCAAACCAGCATCTGCATCTTCCATAATACTTCCGCAAAGTATTGCCCCAGCGCACTTGTATCAATATTCCCTTTGCACTTTTTGCGTGTCACGGATCCGAACTATCTGCGAGTTGTTTGCACTACTGAGGATTATTAATGATTCAGACAAGACGAAAATTTGGATATTTTCTCGGGAAGATGTGTATGTCAAAGCTTGGTGTGAGATAAACAAGTTGCGGGCCAAGATTTTCTGGGCAAGGATAGGCACCTGGGACCATGTTGATAACAATAGAGGAAATAGTTCACTTCCGCTGCTGGAATCGTATGGACCTGTAACCAAGACAAATGATAGTTCAAGTGCGCTAAAAGTCTCGCTTGAGATTCAGAATGTATTTAAGGAGGCTTTGTCTGTCGATTCTAATACGGACTCTGAGAATCATGGTGTTGATCTGAACCGGAAGCAAGCCCTCATTGGAACAGAGGATCTGCAAAAGGTAGATGGAAATCTAAAGTCTAGCGTCATACCCCCCACTACAACCATGAAAGAATATCCTAAGCAGGTTCTAGATAGGGTTcaacaagaagagaatcttttcaaaaacgaTACGATAAGTCAATTGAACCTAGGCCAGGAGCACCAACTGCCAGATGGAaagaatgatgaagaagttgaagcCTCAACGGCATGCTCTCCTAAGGCTGAAATGTCTTCCGATAATGGCAGTGCTGAATCTGACGAATCTTACAAAGATGCCAGTTAG